From the genome of Pseudoxanthomonas sp.:
ACCTCGACCCTGGCCGACCCGTCGGTGGTCGATTCGCTGGTGTCCGAGCGCAAGGTCAAGTAAGGGAGCGCGCCGCTCGTGAGCAGCGAATCGTCGAAAGCCGATCGCGTGGTCTGGCACTATGCCAACCGTGCCAGCCTGGATCCGTCGTCGCATGACCGCGACGGCGACCGGGCGCACGACCCCACTCCCACGGCCCCCGCATCCATGACCACCCTGCTCATCGCCGACGATCACCCCCTGTTCCGCGAGGCCCTGCGTGGCGCCGTGCAACGCGTGCTGCCGGGGGTGAACCTGCACGAGGCCGACACCGTCGATGCGCTGTACACGCTGGTGGAAGCCAACCCGGATGCGGACCTGCTGCTGCTGGACCTGAACATGCCCGGCGCGCACGGCTTCAACGCGCTGGTGCACCTGCGGGCGCTGCACCCGCAGCTGCCGGTGATCGTGGTGTCGGCGCGCGAGGAACCTGCGGTCATGCGTCGCGCCCTGGACCACGGTGCGATGGGCTTCATCCCCAAATCGGTCGATTCGGACACGATTGGTGAAGCCATCGGCCAGGTGCTCGATGGCGAGCGCTGGGCGCCGGAAGAAGCCCACAACGCCCCGGCCATCGGCCGTGACGAGGCCGAAGTGGCCCAGCGCCTGCGCGACCTGACCCCGCAGCAGTTCCGCGTGCTGCAGATGCTCGGCGCCGGCCGCCTCAACAAGCAGATCGCCTACGACCTGGGCGTATCCGAAGCCACCATCAAGGCCCACGTCACCGCCATCCTGCGCAAGCTGGGCGTCACCAACCGCACCCAGGCGGTGCTGATGGCCGGGCGCCTGTCGGTCGATCCGGGTGGCCTGATCCCACCGCCGGAAGACCAGGAATAACCTCGGCCCCGGTGGCCGTCCCGCATGGATGACGCTGCCGCCTTTGCCTCGCTGATCAGCGAGGCCTTTGCCGATTACCACGCGCAGTTCGCCGCGATCACCCAGCGCGCGCGACGCCGGTTCGAGCAGCGCGACTGGAATGCGGCGCGCGCCGATGCGGTCGAACGCATCGCCCTGTACGACGCCTGCGTGGACGAGTGCCGGCTGCGGCTGCAGGCGGTGCTGGGGCCGCGCGCGTTCGACCGGGTGCTGTGGCAGGCGATCCGCGACCGCTATGGCGGGCTGATCGAAGCGCTGATCGACCGCGAGCTTTACAAGACCT
Proteins encoded in this window:
- a CDS encoding response regulator transcription factor, whose product is MTTLLIADDHPLFREALRGAVQRVLPGVNLHEADTVDALYTLVEANPDADLLLLDLNMPGAHGFNALVHLRALHPQLPVIVVSAREEPAVMRRALDHGAMGFIPKSVDSDTIGEAIGQVLDGERWAPEEAHNAPAIGRDEAEVAQRLRDLTPQQFRVLQMLGAGRLNKQIAYDLGVSEATIKAHVTAILRKLGVTNRTQAVLMAGRLSVDPGGLIPPPEDQE